From a region of the Acinetobacter calcoaceticus genome:
- a CDS encoding MBL fold metallo-hydrolase, whose translation MFFKQFFEQESSTYTYMLACEETLEAVLIDPVASDIEIYAKELEQPQFTLIYTLDTHVHADHITAANLLRERFHCKSVLHRNSGVNCGDILITDGCMLKLGNLNIEARYTPGHTNACTSYLVENMVFTGDALLIDGCGRTDFQAGNAGTLYDSIHKQLFSLPDDTIVYPGHDYKGRLSSTIGNERLKNSRLGQNRSREDFIKLMNNLNLPYPKQIDKALPANQACGSTSQF comes from the coding sequence ATGTTCTTTAAGCAGTTTTTTGAGCAAGAAAGTTCGACTTATACCTATATGCTTGCATGCGAAGAAACATTAGAGGCCGTTTTAATTGACCCTGTCGCATCAGATATAGAGATTTATGCAAAAGAATTAGAGCAGCCTCAATTTACACTCATATATACCTTAGACACCCATGTTCATGCCGACCATATCACGGCTGCGAATTTGCTGCGTGAACGCTTCCATTGCAAATCGGTTTTACATCGAAACTCAGGTGTAAATTGCGGAGATATTTTAATTACAGATGGTTGCATGCTTAAACTGGGCAATCTCAATATTGAAGCACGCTATACACCAGGTCACACCAATGCTTGTACGAGTTATCTGGTTGAAAATATGGTTTTTACTGGTGATGCATTATTAATTGATGGTTGTGGTCGAACTGACTTCCAAGCGGGTAATGCTGGCACACTTTATGACAGTATTCATAAACAACTTTTTAGTTTGCCTGACGATACTATTGTTTATCCGGGACATGATTATAAAGGTCGCCTGTCTTCGACTATTGGTAATGAGCGCTTAAAGAATTCACGTTTAGGACAGAATCGCTCGCGTGAAGATTTTATTAAATTGATGAATAATTTAAATCTGCCATATCCAAAACAGATCGATAAAGCATTACCTGCCAATCAAGCCTGTGGCTCAACTTCGCAATTTTAA
- a CDS encoding sulfite exporter TauE/SafE family protein, producing the protein MLLLVVEGIVIGFLLGLTGAGGGILAVPALMTSQGWSVAQAAPIGLLAVALSTLIGTIEGLFKKMVRYRAAIWIALIGAPMAHIGILIANTISPIWLMLMFSLVMFTVGYRLISNRVSDFHNPPCQVNPSTGRFIWNFKTGSVLASIGIIAGLLTGMLGVGGGFVIVPALRRVTNLDMHSIVATSLMIIFLISGTSIVMHIAEGFHYPVGITSAFALACAFGMLVGRRAIRFIPAAIVQKVFALMVFAVAIYMVVKIVNLTNI; encoded by the coding sequence ATGTTATTACTTGTCGTTGAAGGCATTGTGATTGGCTTTTTACTTGGTCTTACAGGAGCGGGTGGTGGCATTCTTGCTGTACCTGCACTAATGACCAGTCAAGGCTGGAGCGTGGCTCAAGCAGCACCAATTGGTTTATTGGCAGTTGCGCTGTCTACACTGATTGGAACGATTGAAGGGCTATTTAAAAAGATGGTTCGTTATCGTGCTGCAATCTGGATCGCCCTTATTGGCGCACCTATGGCACATATCGGAATTTTAATAGCCAACACGATTTCTCCTATTTGGCTCATGCTCATGTTTAGCTTAGTTATGTTTACAGTAGGCTATCGACTCATCAGCAATCGCGTATCAGATTTTCACAACCCACCGTGTCAGGTTAACCCAAGTACGGGGCGTTTCATCTGGAATTTTAAAACGGGAAGTGTTCTCGCGAGCATCGGGATTATTGCTGGGCTTTTAACGGGAATGTTAGGGGTTGGCGGTGGTTTTGTGATCGTACCTGCACTTAGAAGAGTCACTAATCTCGACATGCATAGTATTGTTGCAACCTCACTCATGATTATTTTTCTTATTAGTGGAACGAGTATTGTGATGCATATTGCAGAGGGTTTTCACTATCCAGTAGGCATTACCAGTGCGTTTGCACTCGCATGTGCATTCGGTATGTTAGTCGGACGTCGAGCCATTCGTTTTATTCCGGCTGCAATTGTACAAAAAGTCTTTGCTTTAATGGTTTTTGCTGTCGCAATTTATATGGTAGTTAAGATTGTTAATCTCACAAATATCTAA
- a CDS encoding bifunctional protein tyrosine phosphatase family protein/NAD(P)/FAD-dependent oxidoreductase, which produces MELKQIDQDFYVAGQITADEVAKIANQGVKTLICNRPDGEGADQPNVIEIEEAAQRLGIQVIYQPVTSGKITDQQVNDFKQFYQNAQKPVLAYCRSGMRAISLWALAEVDPKDAALLVETGHKLGFNLKGLVPRILKRDHESATIPCYSVVIVGAGAAGISVASSLLCREPNLDIVIIDPADTHHYQPGWTMVGAGIFKPQVTASSMTSVIPSKVKWMKAAVAGFDPDHNQVILEGCQPIQYKALVVCPGLKLNWHGIEGLVETLGKNGVTSNYRYDLAPYTWELVQQLNGGKAIFTQPPMPIKCAGAPQKAMYLSADYWLKQGRLKDISIHFYNTGAVLFGVKEYVPALMQYVEKYGSELHFNHQLVKVDGPAKKAWFKVVNDENAALVETDFDMLHVVPPQQAPDFIRASTLTDEAGWVSVNPQTLQHTQHANIFALGDVMNAPNAKTAAAARAQAPIVAVNVLAQLKGEQNFCEYNGYGSCPLTVERGKIVLAEFGYGGKLLPSFPKWVIDGQRPSRLAWLLKEQVLPPIYWQGMLKGREWMVKPERG; this is translated from the coding sequence ATGGAACTCAAACAAATTGATCAAGATTTTTATGTTGCTGGTCAAATCACTGCCGATGAGGTCGCAAAAATTGCAAATCAGGGAGTAAAAACTCTGATATGTAACCGTCCAGATGGAGAAGGTGCAGACCAACCCAATGTGATTGAAATTGAAGAAGCAGCACAAAGGTTAGGTATACAAGTCATTTATCAGCCAGTGACAAGTGGCAAAATTACCGATCAGCAAGTGAACGATTTTAAGCAGTTTTATCAGAATGCCCAGAAACCTGTTTTAGCGTATTGCCGCTCTGGCATGCGTGCAATCAGTTTATGGGCTTTGGCCGAAGTTGACCCAAAAGATGCAGCTCTGTTAGTCGAAACAGGTCATAAACTTGGATTTAACCTAAAAGGCTTAGTGCCACGTATTTTAAAACGTGATCATGAATCAGCAACGATTCCTTGCTATAGTGTTGTGATTGTTGGTGCTGGAGCAGCTGGAATTTCTGTTGCATCTAGTCTCTTATGTCGTGAACCAAACTTAGATATTGTCATTATTGATCCGGCAGATACGCATCATTATCAACCCGGCTGGACCATGGTAGGGGCCGGTATTTTTAAGCCGCAAGTAACAGCAAGTTCAATGACAAGTGTGATTCCATCCAAAGTGAAATGGATGAAAGCTGCTGTTGCTGGATTCGACCCCGACCACAATCAGGTTATTCTGGAAGGATGCCAACCCATTCAATATAAAGCGTTGGTCGTATGTCCCGGTTTAAAACTGAATTGGCATGGGATTGAAGGCCTAGTCGAAACCCTTGGTAAAAATGGGGTGACCTCTAACTATCGCTATGACTTGGCGCCTTATACATGGGAACTGGTACAACAATTAAATGGTGGAAAGGCAATTTTCACCCAACCTCCTATGCCAATTAAATGTGCTGGTGCTCCTCAAAAAGCAATGTATCTTTCGGCCGACTATTGGTTAAAGCAAGGCAGACTTAAAGATATCTCAATTCACTTTTATAACACTGGCGCTGTTTTATTTGGGGTGAAGGAGTATGTGCCTGCACTGATGCAATATGTCGAAAAATATGGTTCTGAACTGCACTTTAACCATCAACTTGTCAAAGTAGATGGACCTGCAAAAAAAGCATGGTTTAAAGTTGTGAATGATGAAAATGCAGCATTGGTCGAGACCGATTTCGATATGTTGCATGTGGTTCCACCGCAACAAGCGCCTGATTTCATTCGTGCAAGTACTCTCACTGATGAAGCAGGCTGGGTGAGCGTTAACCCGCAAACCTTACAACACACACAGCATGCCAATATTTTTGCTTTAGGTGATGTGATGAATGCGCCTAATGCCAAGACTGCTGCTGCGGCACGTGCTCAAGCTCCGATAGTGGCTGTAAATGTTCTAGCACAACTTAAAGGTGAGCAAAACTTTTGTGAATATAACGGCTATGGCTCATGTCCACTCACCGTAGAGCGTGGAAAGATTGTTCTGGCTGAGTTTGGCTATGGCGGCAAGTTACTTCCAAGTTTTCCGAAGTGGGTGATTGATGGGCAAAGACCATCTCGATTGGCATGGCTACTTAAAGAACAGGTTTTACCGCCAATTTACTGGCAAGGCATGCTCAAAGGCCGCGAATGGATGGTCAAACCTGAGCGAGGATAA